The following are encoded together in the Blastocatellia bacterium genome:
- the pdxS gene encoding pyridoxal 5'-phosphate synthase lyase subunit PdxS, giving the protein MESLLKLKVGLAEMLKGGVIMDVTNAEQAKIAEEAGAAAVMALERVPADIRKEGGVARMASPKKIREIMEVVSIPVMAKARIGHFVEAQMLEEMGVDFIDESEVLTPADEEHHIYKHNFKVPFVCGCRNLGEALRRIAEGAAMIRTKGEAGTGNIVEAVRHLRTIRKEMRMLTLLSQDELMAESKRLQAPFELVLMVARDGRLPVPNFAAGGVATPADAALCMQLGAESVFVGSGIFKSSDPAARARAIVKAVTHYQDPKVLLEVSMDLDEPMKGIETDKLPESELLQTRGW; this is encoded by the coding sequence ATGGAAAGTTTATTAAAGTTAAAAGTCGGGCTAGCTGAAATGCTTAAGGGTGGCGTGATAATGGATGTTACCAACGCTGAACAAGCTAAAATTGCTGAAGAAGCAGGTGCAGCAGCAGTAATGGCACTTGAGCGCGTGCCGGCTGATATTCGTAAAGAAGGCGGTGTAGCGCGTATGGCTTCACCTAAAAAGATCCGCGAAATTATGGAAGTGGTCTCTATACCAGTAATGGCTAAAGCCCGAATAGGTCATTTTGTTGAAGCCCAAATGTTAGAAGAAATGGGTGTAGATTTTATTGATGAAAGCGAAGTTTTAACACCAGCCGACGAAGAACATCATATTTATAAACATAACTTTAAGGTGCCTTTTGTTTGTGGTTGTCGCAATTTAGGCGAAGCTCTAAGACGTATTGCAGAGGGTGCAGCAATGATTCGTACCAAGGGCGAAGCTGGAACAGGAAATATTGTTGAAGCTGTTAGACACCTAAGAACTATACGTAAAGAAATGCGAATGCTTACTTTACTATCACAAGATGAATTAATGGCTGAAAGTAAGCGTCTTCAAGCACCTTTTGAATTAGTATTAATGGTTGCTCGTGATGGACGATTGCCAGTGCCAAACTTTGCAGCAGGTGGTGTAGCAACTCCAGCCGATGCAGCACTTTGTATGCAGCTAGGTGCAGAATCTGTTTTTGTTGGTTCAGGAATTTTCAAATCCTCCGACCCAGCCGCCCGCGCTCGCGCTATTGTAAAGGCTGTTACACACTACCAAGATCCCAAAGTTTTACTAGAAGTTAGTATGGATTTAGACGAGCCAATGAAAGGCATTGAAACCGATAAATTACCAGAAAGCGAATTACTCCAAACACGTGGCTGGTAA
- a CDS encoding DUF4351 domain-containing protein, translating to MKYDTVLKELFQATSSRLVQLLVGENLQVVEQLNIEFAEVATRKKYLMRLSNGRIYHLELQSIDDEEMVLRMLEYYWLIFKQYGQIPLQQVIYVGNKVFNGTTSISHPNLQFSYQLIDIRSFPADFLLASDSLADNLLAILCYSNNTRSTIVQVLEKISLLPRHDREDALTKLFILAGLRNFETLILQELNSMSTSFDIRDNSFLSGIFEQGHQEGINTGLQQGEATILQKLLERKFGTLPQSVVDKIKSADASTLETWAINIFDINSLDEFLAL from the coding sequence ATGAAATATGACACAGTATTAAAAGAGTTATTTCAAGCAACATCAAGTAGATTAGTACAATTATTAGTAGGAGAAAATTTACAAGTAGTGGAACAATTAAACATAGAGTTTGCAGAAGTAGCAACACGTAAAAAATATTTAATGAGATTAAGTAATGGAAGAATTTATCATTTGGAACTTCAAAGTATAGATGATGAAGAAATGGTCTTAAGAATGCTAGAGTATTACTGGCTAATCTTTAAGCAATATGGACAAATCCCTTTGCAACAAGTTATCTATGTTGGAAATAAAGTATTTAATGGTACTACCAGTATTTCTCATCCTAATTTACAATTTAGTTATCAGCTTATTGATATTCGTTCTTTTCCTGCTGATTTTTTACTAGCCAGTGATTCTTTGGCTGATAATCTACTTGCTATTCTTTGTTATTCAAATAACACTCGTTCTACTATTGTTCAAGTTCTTGAAAAAATCTCTCTTCTTCCTCGTCATGATAGAGAAGATGCTTTAACTAAACTTTTTATTTTGGCTGGTCTTAGAAACTTTGAAACCCTTATTTTACAGGAGCTTAACTCTATGTCTACTTCTTTTGATATCCGTGATAATTCTTTTCTTTCTGGTATTTTTGAGCAAGGCCATCAAGAAGGCATCAATACTGGCCTTCAACAAGGAGAAGCAACAATTTTACAAAAATTGCTAGAACGCAAATTTGGAACACTTCCGCAATCAGTTGTTGATAAGATCAAGTCGGCTGATGCTTCGACTTTAGAAACTTGGGCTATTAATATTTTTGATATTAATTCTCTAGATGAGTTTTTAGCTTTGTAA
- the pdxT gene encoding pyridoxal 5'-phosphate synthase glutaminase subunit PdxT codes for MQIGVLALQGAYAKHLAMLKQLGVNACEVRTAKDLNHLDGLIIPGGESSTMLRLMQDEQLFEPLKEFVKKHPTFGTCAGAILLACKVQNPSQASLGAMNIEVTRNFYGRQTDSFIESVSIPSLGGEVLDLVFIRAPSITKTSDKVEILAKCQDHPVLVKHGNCLAATFHPELTKDTRIHKLFLDMVKSAC; via the coding sequence ATGCAAATAGGGGTGTTAGCTCTCCAAGGAGCTTATGCTAAACATTTAGCAATGCTTAAACAACTTGGTGTAAATGCTTGTGAAGTACGAACAGCAAAAGACTTAAATCATTTAGATGGTTTAATTATTCCAGGTGGCGAAAGTTCTACAATGCTACGTTTAATGCAGGATGAACAGCTATTTGAACCATTAAAAGAGTTTGTAAAAAAACACCCCACATTTGGCACTTGTGCAGGAGCAATTTTACTAGCTTGCAAAGTTCAAAACCCTAGCCAAGCCTCTCTTGGAGCAATGAATATAGAAGTAACAAGAAATTTTTATGGCCGACAAACTGATAGTTTTATAGAATCTGTTTCTATCCCCTCTTTAGGCGGAGAAGTCTTAGATTTAGTTTTTATTCGCGCTCCAAGCATCACTAAAACAAGCGACAAAGTAGAAATTCTAGCCAAATGTCAAGACCATCCTGTTTTAGTTAAACATGGTAATTGTCTTGCTGCTACCTTTCATCCAGAATTAACTAAAGATACAAGAATACATAAATTATTTTTAGATATGGTAAAGTCAGCTTGTTAA
- a CDS encoding S8 family serine peptidase, whose protein sequence is MSNLDVAPMETNISLRGFNFDPLTEDPASEFATSNGYLERRSSEPDYHIVQFVGPVKDKWLKDIAEMGGEVVQYIPNQAFFVYADAKAMEKIANHPKVRWTGEFQPVYKVHPDMLSAFDGRPAKDKNSIYALNNSSGVFDIAIFSRARIDSISAELQGQGAIVRNTLILPNNYFNVIRAELSQDLVSRIARLKDVIAIDPYVIPTKEDEKASQIIAGNFTGPTTVNAPGYNPQSQFGVNGSNVTVAVVDDGVGIPGNGGFYISSTNAVNAPLRGAAAGADGHGHLQATIIAGSTPFAPDANDAAGYNMGLGVAPSSHIVNVPFLRSGYGGDNPDVFNDIVTTAGPNAIVASVSNHSYGSGTNGNAYDSLAAQHDGFARDSSSASSIDPLTIVFSAGNQGTGGLTRPKVAKNVISVAASENVRPGFPSAGGSTGAADNLEQLVDFSSRGPAADGRVKPDIAAPGDAITGGQSGPDTLFGNIGTNHRISSGTSHAAPLVAGAAALFTQFWKGSTQGAGQNPSPALVKAALINGTVDMTGTGATAARPNGSEGWGRITMKNVLNTGIATKYVNQTVPLTTTGQSITFPGSISSSANPINVTLVWTDPPGVSDPSLVNNLDLEVTAGGVTYKGNVFSGGSSTTGGVADNRNNVENVFLPAGISGPISIRVVATGLNGDGILGDADTTDQHFALVATNFVDANAAIITAAGATITAESCTPGNGVVDPGETITANFSLQNVGNLNTTNLVATLQATGGVTAPSAAQTYGALTAGGSAVSRSFSFTAMGNCGDIITATFSLQDGATNLGTVTFSFQTGMVATALSQNFDGVTAPALPSGFTNTVITGSTPGWTTSTATPVNSSPNKAFAPNLTTVTSATLTLPSVMITSSNAQLSFRNFYNLENNFDGGVLEISLNGGAFQDIIAAGGSFASAGYNGTLNNTSQNPIRGRMAWTGNAGSFLLTTVNLPASAVGQMVTLRFLVASDESVAAVGWNIDDITLLNGFMCCGGGGPVCTFTISPTSQSFTSAGGTGNITVTASDPSCTRTATSNDAFITVTSGASGTGSGTVSYTVATNSSTSPRTGTITVAGQTFTVNQAGAAAPNCTFTINPTNASFTSTGGTGNITVTASDPSCARTATSNDAFITVTSGASGTGSGTVSYTVATNSSTSSRTGTITVAGQTFTVNQAGAPGCSFTLNPTSASFATRGGSGSITVTASSSTCARTATSNAAFITITSGASGTGNGIVAYRVAVNNGAARTGTITVGDQTFTVNQAGTGGGGGACTFTINPTNASFTSTGGTGNITVTASSSTCARTATSNAAFITITSGASGTGSGTVSYTVATNSSTSSRTGTITVAGQTFTVTQAGTGGGGGCTFTLNPTSASFAFRGGSGSITVTASSSSCARTATSNAAFITITSGASGTGNGIVTYTVSANLGSQRTGTITVGGQTFTVTQDGR, encoded by the coding sequence ATGTCTAATTTAGATGTAGCTCCAATGGAAACTAATATTAGCCTACGTGGGTTTAACTTTGATCCACTAACTGAAGACCCAGCAAGCGAATTTGCTACAAGTAATGGTTATTTGGAAAGAAGATCTTCTGAGCCAGATTATCATATTGTTCAGTTTGTTGGCCCAGTTAAAGATAAATGGTTAAAAGACATTGCTGAAATGGGTGGTGAAGTTGTTCAATATATCCCTAATCAAGCATTTTTTGTTTATGCTGATGCTAAAGCAATGGAAAAAATTGCTAATCATCCTAAAGTAAGATGGACTGGTGAGTTCCAACCTGTTTACAAAGTTCACCCTGATATGCTTTCTGCTTTTGATGGTAGACCTGCTAAAGATAAAAACTCCATTTATGCTCTCAACAATAGTTCAGGAGTTTTTGATATTGCTATTTTTAGCCGTGCAAGAATAGATAGCATTAGTGCTGAACTTCAAGGTCAAGGTGCAATTGTTCGTAACACACTAATATTACCTAATAACTATTTTAATGTAATTCGTGCTGAACTTTCTCAAGATTTAGTCAGCCGAATTGCAAGATTAAAAGATGTTATTGCTATAGATCCTTATGTTATCCCAACAAAAGAGGATGAAAAAGCTTCCCAAATTATTGCTGGTAATTTCACTGGCCCAACTACTGTAAATGCTCCAGGCTATAATCCACAATCACAATTTGGTGTTAATGGTAGCAATGTTACTGTAGCAGTAGTTGATGATGGTGTTGGAATACCTGGTAATGGTGGTTTTTATATTTCTTCTACCAATGCTGTCAATGCTCCTTTACGTGGTGCGGCGGCTGGTGCAGATGGTCACGGACATTTACAAGCAACTATTATTGCTGGCTCAACTCCTTTTGCTCCTGATGCTAATGATGCGGCTGGCTATAATATGGGTTTAGGCGTTGCTCCATCATCACATATTGTTAATGTTCCTTTCCTGCGTAGCGGTTATGGTGGTGATAATCCAGATGTATTTAATGATATTGTCACTACAGCTGGCCCAAATGCTATTGTAGCTTCTGTTAGTAATCATAGCTATGGCTCTGGTACAAACGGAAATGCTTATGATTCATTAGCTGCTCAACATGATGGTTTTGCTCGTGATTCTTCTTCAGCTTCCTCTATTGATCCACTAACAATAGTTTTCTCTGCTGGTAATCAAGGTACAGGAGGCTTAACCCGTCCAAAAGTTGCTAAAAATGTAATTTCTGTTGCCGCGTCTGAAAATGTTCGTCCTGGTTTTCCTTCCGCTGGTGGTTCAACAGGTGCAGCAGATAATTTAGAACAATTAGTTGATTTCTCTAGTCGTGGCCCTGCTGCTGACGGTCGGGTCAAACCAGACATAGCAGCACCTGGTGATGCTATCACAGGTGGTCAATCTGGCCCAGATACCTTATTTGGTAACATTGGTACAAACCACCGTATTAGTAGCGGTACATCGCATGCTGCTCCATTAGTAGCTGGTGCTGCTGCACTGTTTACTCAATTTTGGAAAGGTAGCACTCAAGGTGCAGGTCAAAATCCTAGTCCAGCTTTAGTAAAAGCTGCTTTAATTAATGGTACTGTTGATATGACTGGGACAGGAGCAACTGCTGCTAGACCAAATGGTAGTGAAGGTTGGGGACGTATTACAATGAAAAATGTCCTCAATACTGGTATTGCAACCAAATATGTCAATCAAACAGTTCCACTAACTACAACAGGCCAATCTATTACTTTCCCCGGCTCAATTTCTAGTTCAGCAAATCCTATCAATGTAACTCTAGTTTGGACTGATCCTCCTGGAGTTAGCGATCCATCGTTGGTTAACAACTTAGATCTAGAAGTTACTGCTGGTGGTGTCACCTATAAAGGTAATGTCTTTTCTGGTGGTTCTTCCACAACTGGCGGTGTAGCAGATAACCGCAATAACGTAGAAAACGTCTTTTTACCTGCTGGAATCTCTGGCCCTATTTCTATTAGAGTAGTTGCTACAGGTCTTAATGGTGATGGCATTTTAGGTGATGCAGACACTACTGACCAACACTTTGCTTTGGTAGCAACAAATTTTGTTGATGCTAATGCTGCAATCATTACTGCTGCTGGTGCAACAATTACAGCAGAAAGCTGCACACCTGGTAATGGCGTAGTAGATCCAGGTGAGACTATAACAGCTAATTTTAGCTTGCAAAATGTTGGTAACTTAAACACTACTAACTTAGTTGCAACACTACAAGCTACTGGTGGTGTAACTGCTCCAAGTGCTGCACAAACTTATGGAGCTTTAACAGCAGGTGGTTCAGCAGTTTCTCGCTCATTTAGTTTTACTGCAATGGGTAATTGTGGTGACATAATTACTGCTACTTTCAGCTTACAAGATGGTGCAACTAACCTAGGAACAGTAACATTTAGCTTCCAAACAGGTATGGTTGCTACTGCACTAAGCCAAAACTTTGATGGTGTTACCGCTCCAGCTTTACCATCAGGATTTACAAATACAGTTATTACAGGTAGTACACCTGGCTGGACAACTTCAACAGCTACACCTGTAAATAGCTCTCCAAATAAAGCTTTTGCACCTAATTTAACTACTGTTACATCTGCAACATTAACATTACCATCAGTTATGATCACCTCTTCTAATGCACAACTTAGCTTTAGAAATTTCTATAATCTTGAAAACAACTTTGATGGTGGTGTACTAGAAATTAGTCTTAATGGTGGTGCTTTCCAAGACATTATTGCCGCTGGTGGTTCATTTGCTTCTGCTGGCTACAATGGAACACTCAACAACACCAGCCAAAACCCAATTAGAGGCCGTATGGCTTGGACTGGAAATGCTGGCTCATTCCTATTAACTACTGTCAATCTACCTGCTAGCGCAGTTGGTCAAATGGTGACATTACGATTCTTGGTAGCTTCAGATGAAAGCGTTGCTGCTGTAGGTTGGAATATTGACGATATTACTTTACTTAATGGGTTTATGTGTTGTGGTGGTGGTGGCCCTGTTTGTACATTTACTATCAGCCCAACAAGTCAATCATTCACATCTGCTGGTGGAACAGGAAATATTACAGTAACAGCATCTGACCCATCCTGTACTAGAACTGCTACTAGTAATGATGCCTTTATTACTGTTACTTCTGGTGCTAGTGGTACTGGCAGCGGTACAGTTAGTTACACTGTTGCAACTAATAGTTCTACTTCACCAAGAACTGGCACTATTACTGTTGCTGGTCAAACCTTTACTGTTAATCAAGCTGGTGCAGCGGCTCCTAATTGTACATTTACAATAAATCCAACAAATGCTTCATTTACTTCAACAGGTGGAACAGGAAATATTACAGTAACAGCATCTGACCCATCTTGTGCTAGAACTGCTACTAGTAATGATGCCTTTATTACTGTTACTTCTGGTGCTAGCGGTACTGGCAGCGGTACAGTTAGTTACACTGTTGCAACCAACAGTTCTACTTCATCCAGAACTGGCACTATTACTGTTGCTGGTCAAACCTTTACTGTTAATCAAGCTGGTGCGCCTGGTTGTAGCTTTACCTTAAATCCAACAAGTGCTTCTTTTGCAACAAGGGGCGGTTCTGGAAGTATAACAGTAACAGCATCTAGTTCAACTTGTGCTAGAACTGCTACTAGCAATGCTGCATTTATTACAATCACTTCTGGTGCTAGTGGTACTGGCAATGGTATTGTAGCTTACAGAGTTGCTGTTAATAATGGTGCAGCAAGAACAGGAACAATTACTGTTGGAGACCAAACCTTTACGGTTAACCAAGCTGGTACTGGTGGTGGCGGTGGTGCTTGTACATTCACCATCAACCCAACTAACGCATCTTTCACCTCTACAGGTGGAACAGGAAATATTACAGTAACAGCATCTAGTTCAACTTGTGCTAGAACTGCTACTAGCAATGCTGCATTTATTACAATCACTTCTGGTGCTAGTGGTACTGGCAGCGGTACAGTTAGTTACACTGTTGCAACCAACAGTTCTACTTCATCCAGAACTGGAACCATTACTGTTGCTGGTCAAACCTTTACTGTCACCCAAGCTGGCACTGGTGGCGGTGGTGGCTGCACATTCACATTAAATCCAACAAGTGCTTCTTTTGCCTTTAGAGGTGGTTCTGGAAGCATAACAGTAACAGCATCTAGTTCATCTTGTGCTAGAACTGCTACTAGCAATGCTGCATTTATTACAATCACTTCTGGTGCTAGTGGTACTGGTAATGGTATTGTAACTTACACAGTTTCTGCTAACCTTGGTTCTCAAAGAACAGGAACAATTACTGTTGGAGGCCAAACCTTTACGGTTACACAAGATGGTAGATAG
- a CDS encoding alpha/beta hydrolase, with amino-acid sequence MSQAAEEIRAFLRSRKHMPMPPTLQEARMGYEEMAKMFPLVPNTTTEKVVVNGINAEWISTPNTDKNYVMLYLHGGGYVLGSPNTHRALVSRLADATKSLVLLIDYRLAPEHPFPAAVEDAVSAYRWLLNNGFSNENIFICGDSAGGGLTLATAISLRDANENLPKRLALISPWTDLAATGNSLNSLAEIDPWLTSPELTELAKLYLATTDSKHPLASPLFADLTGLPEMLIQVGAAEILLDDSTRLAKKAEEMGVSATLEVWQEMWHVWHAFADKLSEGQEAINKIGFFLHS; translated from the coding sequence ATGAGCCAAGCAGCAGAGGAAATCCGAGCTTTTTTAAGAAGTAGAAAACATATGCCTATGCCACCAACACTTCAAGAAGCCCGTATGGGTTATGAAGAAATGGCAAAAATGTTTCCGCTTGTTCCTAATACAACTACAGAAAAAGTAGTGGTTAATGGAATAAATGCAGAGTGGATTTCTACACCAAATACAGACAAAAATTATGTAATGCTTTACTTACATGGTGGTGGATATGTCCTTGGTTCTCCTAATACACACCGCGCCCTAGTTTCAAGATTAGCAGACGCAACTAAATCTTTAGTATTACTTATAGATTATCGTCTCGCGCCTGAGCATCCCTTTCCAGCAGCAGTAGAAGACGCTGTTTCAGCTTATCGTTGGTTACTAAATAATGGTTTTTCTAATGAAAATATTTTTATTTGTGGAGATTCGGCTGGAGGAGGTTTAACTTTAGCAACTGCTATTTCCTTGCGTGATGCTAACGAAAACCTACCTAAACGATTAGCTTTAATTTCTCCATGGACAGATCTTGCCGCAACTGGCAATTCTTTAAACTCTTTAGCAGAAATTGACCCCTGGTTAACCTCCCCTGAACTAACAGAACTAGCTAAACTTTATTTAGCTACTACTGATAGCAAACACCCTTTAGCCTCACCTTTATTTGCTGATTTAACTGGCTTACCAGAAATGTTAATACAAGTTGGTGCTGCTGAAATTTTGCTTGATGACTCAACACGTTTAGCTAAAAAGGCTGAAGAAATGGGAGTAAGTGCAACATTAGAAGTTTGGCAAGAAATGTGGCATGTTTGGCATGCTTTTGCAGATAAACTTAGTGAAGGTCAAGAAGCAATCAATAAAATAGGTTTCTTTTTACATAGTTAA